The proteins below come from a single Syntrophorhabdaceae bacterium genomic window:
- a CDS encoding YcxB family protein, with protein MEAHRGAQPKHAAMSVVKRFIISTIGMFCLMLGLTGLLGSNPDIFSVVWIILGLAIVWFFLAKPEMDKRRSAASPKTHRDPEVSLIFNPKRILIRSPDDKVERDWQELIEYKKTKKGVHLYFLDGTAIWLPENVFYDKDEMRELIQLLQSKVPGPTFPVSGSST; from the coding sequence ATGGAAGCTCACAGGGGAGCTCAGCCGAAACATGCCGCCATGTCCGTGGTCAAAAGGTTCATTATAAGCACAATTGGCATGTTCTGTCTCATGCTCGGTTTGACAGGACTGCTCGGCTCCAACCCCGACATATTCAGTGTCGTCTGGATCATTCTCGGCCTGGCCATCGTTTGGTTCTTTCTCGCCAAGCCGGAGATGGACAAAAGAAGGTCGGCAGCCAGCCCCAAAACCCACAGGGACCCCGAGGTATCTTTGATATTCAACCCGAAGAGGATCCTGATACGCTCACCCGACGACAAGGTCGAGAGGGATTGGCAGGAGCTTATCGAATACAAGAAGACAAAGAAGGGGGTCCATCTCTACTTCCTCGACGGCACCGCGATCTGGCTTCCCGAGAATGTCTTCTACGACAAAGATGAAATGAGGGAACTCATCCAACTCCTGCAGAGCAAGGTTCCGGGTCCCACGTTCCCCGTTTCAGGCTCCTCAACCTGA
- a CDS encoding 3-isopropylmalate dehydratase small subunit → MILKGRIWKFGDNIDTDIIIPAKYLAHTDPKVLGEHCMEPLAPNFPKEVKAGDIIVSGTNFGCGSSREHAPIAITALGIPLVVAKTFARIFYRNAFNKGLALLEADICELVQNGDEIEVDISTGIIRCGGKEVKAKSIPPFMVELINEGGLINYLKKKLEG, encoded by the coding sequence ATGATACTGAAAGGAAGGATCTGGAAATTCGGCGATAATATCGATACCGATATCATCATCCCTGCGAAATATCTCGCTCACACGGATCCGAAGGTCCTGGGAGAGCACTGCATGGAGCCCCTCGCTCCCAACTTTCCGAAGGAGGTCAAAGCGGGGGACATCATCGTCTCGGGAACCAATTTCGGCTGTGGTTCATCCCGCGAGCACGCCCCCATCGCGATCACGGCGCTGGGGATACCCCTCGTCGTCGCAAAAACCTTCGCCCGGATATTCTACCGCAATGCATTCAACAAGGGTCTCGCGCTCCTGGAAGCGGACATCTGCGAACTTGTTCAGAACGGCGACGAGATCGAGGTCGACATATCGACAGGCATCATCCGCTGCGGCGGGAAAGAGGTAAAAGCCAAATCCATTCCCCCCTTCATGGTGGAACTCATCAACGAGGGCGGATTGATAAACTATCTCAAGAAAAAGTTGGAGGGCTAA
- a CDS encoding 2-isopropylmalate synthase — MSEQVFIFDTTLRDGEQSPGNTMNTQEKLRVARQLELLGVDIIEAGFPIASEGDFDAVRQIAKLVKNCQIAGLARANDEDIDRAWKAVKVAAHPRIHTFISTSDIHLKHQFKKTREEVLEIAVAAVKRAKKYTDNVEFSAMDATRSNWDYLCKVVAEVIDAGATTVNIPDTVGYAVPHEFGELIAYIRKNVPNIDRAVISVHCHNDLGLATANSIAAIHNGARQVECTINGIGERAGNASLEEIAMILRTRKANFSADTRIVSEKIYPTSRLITSITGVPVQPNKAVVGANAFAHESGIHQDGLLKAKLTYEIMTPESVGISKSSLVLGKHSGRHAFRDRIENLGYILDDKELNLAFKRFKALSDMKKNIYDEDIEMIIMDEIYKIAENCKLLYLNVSCGNTTIPTATVKMEINGNIAQDVDTGDGPVDAAFKVIKRLVKTTSKLEKFSVNSITQDMDAQGEVFVKLSEKGLRAIGKGADTDIIVASAKAYINALNRLEYMKTKKC, encoded by the coding sequence ATGTCAGAACAGGTATTCATTTTCGATACGACATTGCGCGACGGCGAACAATCGCCCGGCAATACCATGAACACTCAAGAAAAGCTCAGGGTGGCAAGACAGCTCGAGCTCCTTGGGGTTGATATCATAGAAGCCGGCTTTCCCATCGCCTCCGAGGGCGATTTCGACGCCGTCAGGCAGATAGCCAAACTGGTAAAGAATTGCCAGATCGCAGGTCTCGCCCGCGCCAACGACGAGGACATAGACCGGGCATGGAAGGCCGTAAAAGTGGCGGCCCACCCCCGCATCCACACCTTCATCTCCACGTCGGACATCCACCTCAAGCATCAGTTCAAAAAGACGCGCGAAGAGGTGCTCGAGATCGCCGTGGCCGCCGTCAAAAGGGCGAAGAAATACACGGATAACGTCGAGTTTTCCGCTATGGACGCAACGAGAAGCAACTGGGACTACCTGTGCAAGGTGGTCGCCGAGGTCATCGACGCCGGGGCGACAACGGTCAATATCCCCGATACCGTCGGGTACGCCGTCCCCCACGAATTCGGCGAGCTTATCGCCTACATCAGGAAGAACGTCCCCAATATAGACAGGGCGGTCATCAGCGTCCATTGCCACAACGACCTCGGCCTCGCGACCGCCAATTCCATCGCCGCCATCCACAACGGCGCGCGCCAGGTGGAATGCACGATCAACGGCATAGGCGAGAGGGCGGGCAATGCCTCCCTTGAAGAGATCGCCATGATCCTGCGGACAAGGAAGGCGAACTTCAGCGCCGATACGCGCATCGTCTCCGAAAAGATCTATCCCACGAGCAGGCTCATCACTTCCATCACGGGCGTGCCCGTGCAGCCCAACAAAGCCGTCGTCGGCGCCAACGCCTTCGCTCACGAGTCGGGCATCCACCAGGACGGCCTCCTGAAGGCGAAGCTCACCTACGAGATCATGACCCCCGAATCGGTGGGCATCTCCAAGAGTTCCCTCGTCCTCGGCAAGCATTCCGGCAGGCATGCCTTCCGGGACCGCATCGAGAACCTGGGCTACATCCTCGACGATAAGGAACTGAACCTGGCCTTCAAGCGTTTCAAGGCACTTTCGGACATGAAGAAGAACATTTATGACGAAGATATCGAAATGATCATCATGGACGAGATATACAAGATCGCCGAGAACTGCAAGCTCCTTTACCTGAATGTGAGCTGCGGCAACACAACGATACCGACGGCAACGGTGAAGATGGAGATAAACGGGAACATTGCTCAGGATGTGGACACCGGCGACGGTCCCGTCGACGCGGCCTTCAAGGTCATAAAGAGACTGGTCAAGACGACAAGCAAGCTGGAAAAGTTCTCCGTCAACTCCATCACCCAGGATATGGACGCCCAGGGCGAGGTCTTCGTCAAGCTATCGGAGAAGGGCCTCAGGGCCATAGGAAAAGGGGCGGACACGGACATAATCGTCGCCAGCGCAAAGGCATACATCAACGCGCTGAACCGGCTCGAATACATGAAAACGAAGAAGTGTTAA
- a CDS encoding aspartate-semialdehyde dehydrogenase encodes MKQYNVAVVGATGAVGNEMVKVLEERNFPVKNLTLLASSRSVGKTMSFHGENVKVQELKEDSFKGIDIGLFSPGGSVSLKFAPIAAASGCVVIDNTSAFRMEKDIPLVVPEVNEHAIAQHTNRGIIANPNCSTIQMVVALKPLHDAAKIKRIVVSTYQAVSGTGQKAIKELEQQVLAIYNMKKVEKKVYPHQIAFNVLPHIDSFLDTGYTKEEMKMVNETKKILEDDSIAVTATTVRVPVFYGHSESVNIEFEREMTPDMARKLLKKAPGVKVIDDPAKNKYPLAIDAAGKDDTYVGRIRADDTVKYGLNIWIVADNIRKGAALNAVQIAEALVKKYL; translated from the coding sequence ATGAAACAGTACAATGTAGCAGTCGTCGGAGCCACCGGCGCAGTCGGAAATGAAATGGTAAAAGTCCTCGAGGAACGGAATTTCCCGGTCAAGAACCTGACGCTTCTCGCTTCCTCGCGGAGCGTGGGCAAGACTATGAGCTTCCATGGCGAAAACGTTAAGGTACAGGAACTGAAGGAAGACTCCTTCAAGGGCATCGACATCGGCCTTTTCTCACCGGGCGGCTCCGTCAGCCTCAAGTTCGCCCCCATAGCGGCTGCAAGCGGATGCGTCGTCATCGATAACACGAGCGCTTTCAGGATGGAAAAGGACATTCCCCTTGTCGTTCCCGAGGTGAACGAGCACGCCATTGCGCAGCACACGAACCGGGGCATCATCGCCAACCCGAACTGCTCGACGATCCAGATGGTCGTCGCATTGAAGCCGCTCCACGACGCGGCAAAGATCAAGAGGATCGTTGTCTCCACCTATCAGGCCGTCTCGGGGACGGGACAGAAGGCCATAAAGGAACTGGAGCAGCAGGTGCTCGCCATATACAACATGAAGAAGGTCGAGAAAAAGGTCTACCCCCATCAGATCGCATTCAACGTCCTGCCCCACATCGACAGCTTTCTCGACACCGGGTACACCAAGGAAGAGATGAAGATGGTCAACGAGACAAAAAAGATCCTGGAAGACGATTCCATCGCGGTTACGGCCACGACGGTGAGGGTCCCCGTCTTCTACGGACACTCTGAATCGGTAAATATCGAGTTCGAGCGCGAAATGACCCCCGATATGGCCCGCAAGCTCCTTAAAAAGGCCCCCGGCGTGAAGGTCATCGACGACCCGGCGAAGAACAAATACCCCCTTGCCATAGACGCCGCTGGAAAAGATGACACCTACGTAGGCCGGATCAGAGCTGACGACACCGTCAAGTACGGCCTCAATATCTGGATAGTGGCAGACAACATCAGGAAGGGCGCCGCCCTGAATGCAGTCCAGATAGCGGAAGCGCTTGTAAAGAAATACCTGTAA
- the leuC gene encoding 3-isopropylmalate dehydratase large subunit, translating to MTITEKILAAHADKDWVEPGEIVDCRIDLAMANDITGPLSIEEFEKVGAKAVFDPNKVVFVLDHFTPNKDILSAENCKRIREFSQRYGIVNFFEGGECGIEHALLPEKGLVVAGDLVIGADSHTCTYGALGAFSTGMGSTDVTYGMVTGRIWLKVPESIKFNCYGKWRKWVTGKELILHILGMIGVDGALYSAMEYSGEAISALSMDSRFSIANMAIEAGAKNGIFPVDDKTTAYMKEHAARPYRAYAGDGDAKYSQVYEIDVSRVGFSVACPSLPSNVKDAGELGNIDIDQVVIGSCTNGRLEDLEMAAAILKGNRVKKGIRCIIIPATPAIYGEAMRRGYFQTFLDAGCIISPPTCGPCLGGHMGILARGERAVATTNRNFIGRMGHPQSEVYLAGPAVAAATAIKGKIARPEEVL from the coding sequence ATGACTATTACAGAAAAGATACTCGCAGCGCACGCGGACAAGGATTGGGTTGAGCCCGGCGAGATCGTTGATTGCCGGATAGATCTGGCCATGGCGAACGATATCACGGGCCCGCTCTCCATCGAGGAATTCGAAAAGGTCGGGGCAAAGGCTGTTTTCGACCCCAACAAGGTCGTATTCGTTCTTGATCATTTTACGCCCAACAAAGACATCCTCTCCGCCGAGAACTGCAAGAGGATACGCGAATTCTCGCAGAGATACGGCATCGTCAACTTCTTCGAGGGCGGCGAATGCGGGATAGAGCACGCCCTGCTGCCCGAAAAGGGGCTTGTCGTGGCGGGCGACCTCGTCATAGGCGCCGACAGCCACACCTGCACATACGGGGCGCTTGGCGCTTTTTCCACGGGCATGGGCTCGACGGATGTGACATACGGCATGGTAACGGGCCGCATCTGGCTGAAGGTGCCCGAGAGCATCAAGTTCAACTGCTACGGGAAATGGCGGAAATGGGTCACAGGCAAGGAATTGATCCTTCATATCCTCGGAATGATCGGGGTTGACGGGGCGCTCTACAGCGCCATGGAATACAGCGGTGAGGCCATCTCGGCCCTCTCCATGGATTCCCGTTTCTCCATCGCCAACATGGCCATCGAGGCGGGCGCCAAAAATGGCATCTTTCCTGTCGATGACAAGACGACAGCCTACATGAAGGAACACGCCGCGCGGCCTTACAGGGCCTATGCGGGCGATGGGGATGCGAAATACAGCCAGGTCTACGAGATCGATGTCTCCAGGGTCGGCTTCAGCGTTGCCTGCCCGTCGCTTCCGTCAAACGTGAAGGACGCGGGAGAGCTGGGAAACATCGACATCGACCAGGTCGTCATCGGTTCCTGCACCAACGGCAGGCTCGAAGACCTGGAGATGGCCGCCGCCATTCTCAAGGGGAATAGGGTCAAAAAGGGTATAAGATGCATCATCATTCCGGCGACACCGGCAATATACGGAGAGGCAATGCGCCGGGGATACTTCCAGACATTCCTCGACGCCGGCTGCATCATCTCGCCTCCCACCTGCGGCCCCTGCCTTGGCGGCCATATGGGCATCCTTGCCAGGGGGGAGAGAGCGGTTGCCACAACGAACAGGAACTTTATCGGAAGGATGGGTCATCCACAGAGCGAGGTCTATCTCGCCGGTCCCGCCGTCGCCGCTGCCACGGCGATCAAAGGGAAGATAGCCCGTCCGGAGGAGGTATTATGA
- the lpxK gene encoding tetraacyldisaccharide 4'-kinase codes for MRDTMVRVWNGEAKVARWLLYIPLAFFSYLYQIALMAREYMYQTGIMTTQSAPIPVISVGNITLGGTGKTPVVERLSRRFKDAGFNPGIITRGYMRKKNGTFAVDIKNDSAQTAGDEAYMLAKRTRIPVIVGKDRLKAIKRGIKDRHIDIAILDDGFQVRDLKKDVDLLILNGRESLSRQELFPLGPYREPVARVRASDTILVSKSEPDSATIYFIRGIPRFQVRYSPVHVYNVRKNVIAHYNFLKSKKVLAFAGLGDNQSFFQLLRQIGADIVQETSFPDHHRYTPKDMKRMESVDNIQCIVTTEKDAVKLLGMEVPDNLFYLSIEARIEDEDTLMELLLKKLGTRFPDRIA; via the coding sequence ATGCGTGACACCATGGTCAGGGTATGGAACGGTGAAGCAAAAGTCGCAAGATGGCTTCTTTATATACCGCTTGCCTTTTTCTCTTATCTTTACCAGATAGCGCTGATGGCCAGAGAATATATGTACCAGACGGGGATCATGACGACACAGAGCGCTCCGATACCGGTCATCAGCGTGGGTAACATCACCCTCGGCGGGACAGGAAAGACACCCGTCGTCGAAAGACTTTCCCGCAGATTCAAGGATGCGGGCTTCAACCCGGGCATCATCACGCGCGGATACATGAGGAAGAAGAACGGAACCTTTGCCGTTGATATCAAGAATGACTCGGCACAGACGGCAGGCGACGAGGCATACATGCTTGCAAAGAGAACACGAATACCCGTCATCGTTGGCAAGGACCGCTTGAAGGCCATTAAGCGCGGCATCAAGGACCGGCACATCGACATAGCGATCCTCGACGACGGTTTCCAGGTGCGTGACCTGAAGAAGGACGTGGACCTGCTCATACTCAACGGCCGGGAATCATTGAGCAGGCAGGAGTTGTTTCCCCTGGGACCATACCGCGAACCCGTGGCACGGGTAAGGGCGTCGGATACCATACTCGTGAGCAAATCGGAACCGGACAGCGCCACCATCTATTTCATCAGGGGCATTCCCCGGTTCCAGGTGAGGTACAGCCCGGTCCATGTGTACAACGTGCGGAAGAATGTCATCGCCCACTATAACTTCCTGAAGAGCAAAAAGGTCCTCGCCTTTGCCGGACTTGGGGACAACCAATCTTTCTTTCAGCTTCTCAGGCAGATAGGCGCCGACATTGTTCAGGAGACGTCCTTCCCCGACCACCACAGATATACCCCGAAGGACATGAAACGGATGGAGTCCGTGGACAATATCCAGTGTATCGTCACGACGGAAAAGGATGCCGTGAAGCTTCTCGGCATGGAGGTTCCCGATAACCTTTTCTACCTGTCCATCGAGGCACGGATAGAGGATGAGGACACATTGATGGAACTCCTGCTCAAGAAGCTCGGGACCCGCTTCCCGGACCGCATCGCCTGA